The proteins below come from a single Cololabis saira isolate AMF1-May2022 chromosome 2, fColSai1.1, whole genome shotgun sequence genomic window:
- the LOC133420350 gene encoding BTB/POZ domain-containing protein KCTD12-like, translating to MAQTDRQSSSFPELVELNVGGQVFVTRLQTLTAVPDSLLGTEFTKHSPADIPRDGKGRFFFDRDGQLFRYILDYLRDSQLFLPEFFRERKRLQREADFFRLPGLSRLLAAADLPGRPGGETEDGGEPEQAEPASPCRAARSPAGGAGYITVGYRGSYTIGRDIQGDAKFRRVARITVCSKISLAKEVFGDTLNESRDPDRPPDKYTSRYYLKFNFLEQAFDRLADAGFHMVACNSTGTCGNDAGDDKLWTSYTEYIFSR from the exons ATGGCTCAGACCGACAGGCAGAGTTCATCTTTCCCCGAGCTGGTGGAGCTGAACGTGGGCGGCCAGGTGTTCGTGACCCGGCTGCAGACGCTCACCGCCGTGCCGGACTCCCTGCTGGGCACCGAGTTCACCAAACACTCCCCCGCAGACATCCCCAGGGACGGCAAGGGCCGCTTCTTCTTCGACCGCGACGGCCAGCTCTTCCGATACATCCTGGACTACTTGCGGGACTCGCAGCTGTTCCTGCCGGAGTTTTTCCGGGAGAGGAAGCGGCTGCAGAGGGAGGCGGACTTCTTCAGGCTGCCGGGGCTGTCCAGGCTGCTGGCGGCGGCCGACCTGCCCGGCCGGCCCGGCGGGGAGACGGAGGACGGCGGGGAGCCGGAGCAGGCTGAGCCCGCCAGCCCG tgCAGAGCGGCGCGCTCCCCGGCGGGCGGCGCCGGGTACATCACCGTGGGCTACCGGGGCAGCTACACCATCGGCAGGGACATCCAGGGGGACGCCAAGTTCCGCAGGGTGGCCAGAATCACCGTCTGCAGCAAGATCTCCCTGGCCAAAGAGGTGTTTGGGGACACCTTGAACGAGAGCCGCGACCCCGACCGGCCACCTGACAAATACACGTCCAGGTATTACCTGAAGTTTAACTTTCTGGAGCAGGCTTTCGACCGGCTGGCGGACGCTGGTTTCCACATGGTGGCCTGCAACTCCACCGGGACCTGCGGGAACGACGCCGGGGACGACAAGCTGTGGACCAGCTACACCGAGTACATCTTCAGCAGATGA